The Paenibacillus sp. RUD330 genome has a segment encoding these proteins:
- a CDS encoding XdhC/CoxI family protein, with translation MDAHAVLSSWDGERPAVLATIVEARGHSYRKPGACMLLGRGGWKRGSLSPGCLEADLEARAEALLDMGSSPPEPTWERVLYEMESPDDLMWGEAIGCGGTVTVLLERVEGELASCIRRAAAHNGGTALHLERMLGSSGRAIEYRLLEASSLAVAGIESDGAGHYSFPIHARPRLILFGAGADSLPVARLAEAAGFRLAVADWREELCTAERYPGAQLALGTADSILRELSVGPADYVFICSHQLQRDRAMLELLSPCPLRYIGILGSRKRVAALLDGLLPAAPVFAPVGLDIGADGPVEIAVSVVAELIAVRRLAEREAKPAARTSMRPRRMLVPLPRDREAVPLGAAGGEAGFACPVEPGRT, from the coding sequence ATGGATGCGCATGCGGTGCTTTCATCCTGGGATGGCGAGCGTCCGGCCGTCCTGGCGACGATTGTGGAGGCAAGGGGACATTCCTATCGCAAGCCGGGTGCCTGCATGCTGCTGGGCCGCGGCGGCTGGAAGCGCGGCAGCCTCAGCCCCGGCTGTCTGGAAGCCGATCTAGAGGCGCGGGCCGAGGCTCTGCTCGACATGGGCTCCTCGCCGCCGGAGCCGACGTGGGAAAGGGTGCTGTACGAAATGGAATCGCCCGACGACTTGATGTGGGGCGAGGCGATCGGCTGCGGCGGAACGGTGACGGTCCTCCTGGAAAGGGTGGAAGGGGAGCTGGCCTCCTGCATCCGGAGGGCTGCGGCTCATAACGGCGGGACGGCCTTGCATTTGGAGCGGATGCTGGGCTCGTCAGGACGGGCGATCGAATACCGGCTGCTTGAAGCTTCGAGCTTAGCCGTCGCTGGAATCGAGAGCGACGGAGCCGGACATTATTCCTTTCCGATTCATGCCCGCCCGCGCCTGATCCTCTTCGGGGCCGGAGCGGATTCGCTTCCGGTTGCGCGGCTGGCGGAAGCGGCCGGGTTTCGCCTTGCCGTGGCCGACTGGCGGGAAGAGCTCTGCACGGCGGAGCGGTATCCGGGAGCGCAGCTGGCGCTCGGCACGGCGGATTCCATCCTGCGGGAGCTGAGCGTCGGTCCTGCCGATTATGTGTTCATCTGCAGCCATCAGCTTCAGCGGGATCGGGCGATGCTGGAGCTGCTGTCTCCCTGTCCGCTGCGATATATCGGAATTCTGGGCTCCCGCAAGCGGGTGGCGGCGCTGCTTGACGGCCTGCTGCCCGCAGCTCCCGTCTTCGCGCCGGTCGGTCTCGACATCGGAGCGGACGGTCCGGTGGAAATCGCGGTCAGCGTCGTCGCCGAGCTGATCGCCGTGCGGCGGCTGGCCGAGCGGGAGGCGAAGCCGGCAGCAAGAACCTCCATGCGTCCGAGGCGCATGCTTGTCCCTCTTCCTCGAGACCGCGAGGCGGTTCCGCTCGGAGCGGCGGGAGGAGAAGCAGGCTTCGCCTGCCCGGTTGAGCCTGGAAGGACATGA
- a CDS encoding VTT domain-containing protein, giving the protein MFDRLNGWIDALVTSSGLDGPYILLLTIPLAIIQGLFGVFPFATIIMLHISILGIAGGLAASWAAGTVSALVVYLLFRFFFYGSVQRRFQARMDRYERWQGSLDQYGAWLVILLRTIPIMPNNLISFMSAVAPVKFGPYLWSSLVGNLSHIWMFGIISSSLIFPDADLRVLILSYFIFLGILGIVFLASRAAKSPRVRKWRGEGKKNSPSDKPDLPV; this is encoded by the coding sequence ATGTTCGATCGATTGAACGGGTGGATAGACGCCCTGGTCACGTCCAGCGGCCTGGATGGGCCGTATATACTGCTTCTGACGATCCCTTTGGCTATCATTCAAGGGCTGTTCGGCGTCTTTCCCTTTGCTACGATCATCATGCTGCATATCTCGATCCTGGGCATTGCCGGAGGACTCGCGGCCAGCTGGGCCGCAGGCACCGTCTCCGCGCTCGTCGTATACTTGCTGTTCCGCTTTTTCTTCTACGGCAGTGTCCAGCGGCGCTTCCAGGCGCGGATGGACCGCTACGAGCGTTGGCAGGGCAGCCTGGACCAATACGGCGCCTGGCTCGTCATCCTGCTTCGCACGATTCCCATCATGCCGAACAACCTGATTTCGTTCATGTCTGCCGTCGCCCCGGTCAAATTCGGTCCCTATCTGTGGTCGTCCCTCGTCGGAAACCTATCCCATATATGGATGTTCGGCATCATCAGCTCTTCGCTTATTTTTCCCGATGCGGATCTTCGAGTGCTGATTTTGTCGTATTTTATCTTTCTCGGCATTCTCGGCATCGTCTTCCTGGCCAGCAGGGCGGCCAAGAGCCCGCGAGTTCGAAAATGGAGGGGAGAAGGCAAAAAAAATTCTCCGTCCGACAAGCCCGATCTTCCTGTCTAA
- the nrdF gene encoding class 1b ribonucleoside-diphosphate reductase subunit beta translates to MRAVNWNRPDDDYTATFWSQNLMQFWTDEEIPLSDDKMSWMYLNDQERDTYMKVLGGLTLLDTVQGGVGMPSLVEHVDGLQRKAVLGFMGMMEQIHAKSYSSIFTTLASTEEIDAVFKWVEKHPLLQKKASVISAYYRNIDSPRSLYMAMAASVLLESYLFYSGFFYPLYLAGQGKMTSSGEIIDLILRDESIHGLYVGVLAQEVHASLGEQEQAETLQELRTLLTTLHENEDRYTDELYSGIGLQDEVKTFVRYNANKAMMNLGLEPLFEEEDVNPIVFNGISTRTKQHDFFSKKGNGYVRTLNVEPLRDEDFTFNF, encoded by the coding sequence CTGCGCGCCGTCAACTGGAACCGTCCGGACGACGACTACACCGCAACCTTCTGGAGCCAGAACCTCATGCAGTTCTGGACAGATGAGGAGATTCCGCTCTCCGACGACAAGATGAGCTGGATGTACCTGAACGACCAGGAGAGAGACACCTACATGAAGGTGCTCGGAGGCCTCACCCTGCTCGATACCGTTCAGGGAGGAGTCGGCATGCCGAGCCTCGTGGAGCATGTCGACGGCCTGCAGCGCAAGGCGGTGCTCGGATTCATGGGCATGATGGAGCAGATCCATGCGAAATCCTACAGCAGCATCTTCACGACGCTGGCTTCCACGGAAGAGATCGACGCGGTATTCAAATGGGTGGAGAAGCATCCTTTGCTGCAGAAGAAAGCCTCGGTCATCTCGGCTTACTACCGCAACATCGATTCGCCTCGCTCGCTGTACATGGCTATGGCGGCCTCGGTCCTGCTGGAGAGCTACCTGTTCTACAGCGGTTTCTTCTATCCGCTCTATCTGGCCGGTCAAGGCAAGATGACGAGCAGCGGCGAGATCATCGACCTGATTCTGCGCGACGAGAGCATTCATGGCCTTTACGTCGGCGTGCTGGCTCAGGAGGTCCATGCCTCCCTCGGCGAGCAGGAGCAGGCGGAGACGCTGCAGGAGCTGCGGACTCTCCTGACGACGCTGCACGAGAACGAGGACCGCTACACGGATGAGCTGTACAGCGGCATCGGACTTCAGGACGAGGTCAAGACCTTTGTCCGCTACAACGCCAACAAAGCGATGATGAACCTCGGACTCGAGCCGCTCTTCGAGGAAGAGGATGTCAATCCGATCGTGTTCAACGGCATCAGCACCCGTACGAAGCAGCATGACTTCTTCTCCAAGAAGGGCAACGGCTATGTGCGGACCCTCAACGTGGAGCCGCTTCGCGATGAGGACTTCACTTTCAATTTCTAA
- a CDS encoding nucleotidyltransferase family protein, whose protein sequence is MRTSGEEAEDRGALETNRPLKITGICLAAGFSRRMGFPKLRQPLPDGEPLGASAVRAMAGAGLQRLLVVLREDDDGSWLPGGSGEAAGDAAVEIVACRDASLGMAHSLRCGLAAADDGACGEPPDAVLVALADQPLVDAGLLARLADVLLRNPKLDWAACALQGVPMPPAIMRRSMFPALAALEGDRGARQLFAGAGFRGEMLGDVAESSLYDADTPEDLEMIAGAWLNRKPAAGRGAQVP, encoded by the coding sequence ATGAGGACATCGGGAGAAGAGGCGGAAGATAGGGGAGCTCTTGAGACGAACCGTCCGCTGAAGATAACGGGGATCTGCCTGGCGGCCGGCTTCAGCCGCCGGATGGGATTCCCGAAGCTGCGGCAGCCGCTGCCGGATGGGGAGCCGCTCGGCGCTTCTGCCGTTCGGGCGATGGCGGGCGCGGGGCTGCAGCGGCTGCTTGTCGTCTTGCGGGAGGACGACGATGGCTCCTGGCTGCCGGGAGGGAGCGGCGAAGCGGCCGGCGACGCGGCGGTGGAAATCGTGGCCTGCCGCGACGCCTCGCTCGGCATGGCTCATTCCCTGCGCTGCGGCCTGGCGGCGGCCGATGACGGCGCCTGCGGCGAGCCGCCCGATGCGGTGCTGGTCGCTCTCGCCGACCAGCCGCTCGTCGACGCCGGGCTGCTGGCCAGGCTGGCGGATGTCCTGCTTCGGAATCCGAAGCTCGACTGGGCCGCATGCGCCCTGCAAGGCGTTCCGATGCCGCCGGCGATCATGCGGCGATCCATGTTTCCCGCGCTGGCCGCGCTGGAAGGAGACCGCGGGGCGCGGCAGCTGTTCGCCGGCGCGGGCTTCAGAGGCGAAATGCTCGGGGATGTGGCGGAAAGCAGCCTGTACGATGCCGATACTCCGGAAGATCTGGAGATGATCGCCGGGGCTTGGCTGAATCGCAAGCCGGCGGCGGGCCGGGGCGCGCAGGTTCCATAG
- the nrdI gene encoding class Ib ribonucleoside-diphosphate reductase assembly flavoprotein NrdI has translation MLIAYASRTGNVKRFVSKLGFPAVKIDDSTTLEEPFVLVTYTTGFGQVPPAVDAFLQRSGSYLRGVSASGNRNWGPNFAGSADMLSEQYEVPVICKFELSGTTRDVEQFMREVQPLAAY, from the coding sequence ATGCTGATCGCTTACGCCTCGCGCACCGGCAATGTGAAGAGATTCGTCAGCAAGCTGGGATTCCCGGCCGTGAAAATCGACGATTCCACAACCTTGGAGGAGCCGTTCGTCCTCGTGACCTATACGACCGGCTTCGGCCAGGTGCCGCCTGCCGTGGATGCGTTCCTGCAGCGCAGCGGTTCCTACCTTCGAGGCGTGTCGGCCAGCGGCAACCGCAACTGGGGACCGAACTTCGCGGGCAGCGCGGATATGCTGTCCGAGCAATACGAGGTGCCGGTCATTTGCAAATTCGAGCTTTCGGGCACGACGCGGGACGTCGAACAATTCATGCGGGAGGTGCAGCCACTTGCGGCATATTGA
- the nrdE gene encoding class 1b ribonucleoside-diphosphate reductase subunit alpha: MRHIELNNEIMKRGADGFFKLEKDREAVAAFMEEARAKSPVFASHKDKIDYLIANDYYENLYNHYTEEEAVAVFELAHSLEFEFPSYMAASKFYTDYAMRSNDRSQFLEHYPDRVAVTALHLGRGDAELAKSLAVSMMEQRLQPATPTFLNAGKSRRGEMVSCFLLEMDDSLNSINYNLSTCMQLSKIGGGVAVNLSKLRGRGEPIKGVEGAAKGIMPVLKLMEDAFSYADQMGQRKGSGAAYYNIFGWDIMEFLDSKKINADEKTRLKTLSIGLIVPNKFYKLAEENKPLHAFAPYSVFKAYGSHLDDLDMDEMYDELMANPAVKKKLIMSARDMLVKIATIQLESGYPYIMNKSNANRNHALKDIGSIKMSNLCTEIYQLQETSEIGDFGEADTIRRDISCNLASMNIANVMQHGKIRETVHEGIAGLTSVSDMTRVSNAPGVVKANEEMHSVGLGAMNLHGYLAKNKIAYESPEAKDFVRTFFMMMNFYSIEKSSDIAAEKNERFRDYERSEYAKGTYFDRYLATDYRPTTARVKELFEGMAIPSPADWAELKEKVARQGLYHAYRLAIAPTQSISYVQNATSSVMPIVEPIETRTYANSTTYYPMPFLSLDNFFYYKSAYAMDQFKVIDLIAEIQEHIDQGISAVLHVNSSVTTRELARYYLYAAHKGLKSLYYTRTNRLGVEECVSCAV, encoded by the coding sequence TTGCGGCATATTGAGCTGAACAACGAGATTATGAAGCGCGGAGCGGACGGATTCTTCAAGCTGGAGAAGGATCGCGAGGCCGTGGCGGCATTCATGGAAGAAGCGCGGGCGAAGAGCCCTGTCTTCGCAAGCCATAAGGACAAGATCGATTATCTGATCGCGAACGACTATTACGAGAATCTATACAATCATTATACGGAAGAAGAAGCGGTAGCCGTATTCGAGCTGGCGCACAGCCTGGAGTTCGAATTTCCTTCCTATATGGCGGCTTCCAAGTTCTACACGGACTACGCGATGCGCAGCAACGACCGCTCGCAGTTCCTGGAGCATTATCCGGACCGGGTAGCGGTCACGGCTCTGCATCTGGGCCGCGGCGACGCGGAGCTGGCCAAGTCGCTGGCGGTGTCCATGATGGAGCAGCGCCTGCAGCCGGCGACTCCGACCTTCCTCAACGCCGGCAAGAGCCGCCGCGGCGAGATGGTCAGCTGCTTCCTGCTGGAGATGGACGATTCCTTGAACTCCATCAACTACAACCTCTCGACCTGCATGCAGCTGTCGAAGATCGGCGGCGGCGTGGCCGTCAACCTGTCCAAGCTGCGCGGACGCGGCGAGCCGATCAAAGGAGTGGAGGGCGCGGCGAAGGGCATCATGCCGGTGCTCAAGCTGATGGAGGATGCCTTCTCCTATGCCGATCAGATGGGCCAGCGCAAAGGATCGGGAGCGGCCTACTACAACATCTTCGGATGGGACATCATGGAATTCCTCGACAGCAAGAAGATCAACGCGGACGAGAAAACCCGCCTGAAGACGCTGTCGATCGGCCTGATCGTGCCGAACAAGTTCTATAAGCTGGCCGAAGAGAACAAGCCGCTGCATGCTTTCGCTCCCTATTCCGTCTTCAAGGCTTACGGCTCCCATCTCGACGATCTCGACATGGATGAGATGTACGACGAGCTCATGGCCAACCCGGCCGTCAAGAAGAAGCTGATCATGAGCGCCCGCGACATGCTCGTGAAGATTGCCACGATCCAGCTGGAATCCGGCTATCCGTATATCATGAACAAGAGCAACGCGAACCGTAACCATGCCCTCAAGGATATCGGCTCCATCAAGATGTCCAACCTGTGCACGGAGATCTACCAGCTGCAGGAGACGTCCGAGATCGGCGACTTCGGCGAAGCGGACACGATTCGCCGCGACATCAGCTGCAACCTGGCTTCGATGAACATCGCCAACGTGATGCAGCACGGCAAAATCCGGGAAACGGTGCACGAGGGAATTGCCGGCCTGACTTCCGTCAGCGACATGACCCGCGTGTCCAATGCGCCGGGAGTCGTGAAGGCCAATGAAGAGATGCACTCCGTCGGCCTCGGCGCGATGAACCTGCACGGTTATCTGGCGAAGAACAAGATCGCCTACGAGAGCCCGGAAGCCAAAGACTTCGTCCGCACGTTCTTCATGATGATGAATTTCTATTCCATCGAGAAGAGCTCCGACATCGCCGCGGAGAAGAACGAGCGCTTCCGCGACTACGAACGTTCCGAATATGCGAAGGGCACTTACTTCGACCGGTACCTCGCTACCGACTACCGTCCGACAACTGCCCGCGTCAAGGAACTGTTCGAGGGAATGGCGATTCCGTCCCCGGCAGACTGGGCGGAGCTCAAGGAGAAGGTAGCCCGCCAAGGCCTGTATCATGCCTACCGTCTGGCGATCGCGCCGACGCAGAGCATCTCGTACGTGCAGAATGCGACTTCCAGCGTCATGCCGATCGTAGAGCCGATCGAGACCCGCACCTACGCGAACTCGACGACCTACTATCCGATGCCGTTCCTATCGCTGGACAACTTCTTCTATTACAAATCCGCTTATGCGATGGATCAGTTCAAGGTCATCGATCTGATCGCGGAGATCCAGGAGCACATCGACCAAGGCATCTCCGCCGTGCTTCACGTCAACAGCAGCGTGACGACGCGAGAGCTCGCCCGCTACTACCTGTACGCCGCGCACAAAGGGCTCAAGTCGCTCTACTATACCCGCACGAACCGCCTTGGGGTGGAAGAGTGCGTCAGCTGCGCCGTTTGA
- a CDS encoding PucR family transcriptional regulator, translating to MHLTVEDALSVYPLSEGKLVAGAAGKTRIVKSVNVMDAPDIWDWIKDGEMLFTTGYLIKDDPQGGAGLLEQLNRRGSSGLGIKLGRFWERIPPELILMADKLGFPLIQLPYEFTFSDQMNGLYRAEMQRSTKALQAAMEKQKRLMRFALQSDPILQLFEEISGVVGYPLAVVSGEGRALFNNSGVPEESLLRAWPWKGRHPWVKGEGWQCYRVPLQSGGKPAGYACFVTGEPLFTTLEEGLFHQAAELIAYQMEARIQSADNRSRQYEDQIRACLAGALPPAELAAYGESFGNPVLKGAYIPVLTSPGGTSDAAGRSARMERIRQEYGSHPVLSALGALHLDMEEGVLSLFPDGAGADELAEHLASCSGNLRKSAGCVARAAMGGRRSGEQSLASAWMELKETLRLAAEWGVPDPVVPYRRLELAYLFEHCPKERMAAFCDRVLGGLLRKEPEYRQEMLRTLEVYLDNDGQLSETAKKLYIHRNTASYRMDKISELLEVDLKKTDDLLRLKLAFQLRGMSAKAEEPAAALRTAGRK from the coding sequence ATGCATTTGACCGTCGAAGATGCGCTGTCCGTCTATCCCCTTTCGGAAGGAAAGCTCGTTGCGGGAGCAGCCGGGAAAACCCGCATCGTCAAATCCGTCAATGTCATGGACGCTCCCGATATCTGGGACTGGATCAAGGACGGCGAGATGTTGTTCACGACAGGGTATCTCATCAAGGACGACCCTCAAGGCGGAGCGGGACTGCTGGAGCAGCTGAACCGCAGAGGCTCTTCCGGACTCGGCATCAAGCTGGGCCGATTCTGGGAACGGATTCCGCCTGAGCTTATCCTCATGGCCGACAAGCTTGGCTTTCCCCTCATTCAGCTTCCGTACGAATTCACTTTCTCCGATCAAATGAACGGGCTTTACAGAGCCGAAATGCAGCGGAGCACAAAAGCTCTCCAGGCAGCGATGGAAAAGCAGAAGCGGCTCATGCGCTTCGCCCTCCAAAGCGACCCCATTCTCCAGCTGTTCGAGGAAATCAGCGGAGTTGTCGGCTATCCTCTGGCGGTCGTCAGCGGGGAAGGCAGAGCCCTGTTCAACAACAGCGGCGTTCCCGAAGAAAGCCTTCTGCGGGCATGGCCATGGAAGGGGCGGCATCCCTGGGTGAAAGGGGAAGGCTGGCAATGCTACCGCGTGCCTCTCCAAAGCGGGGGAAAGCCGGCGGGATACGCCTGCTTTGTCACGGGCGAGCCTCTCTTCACGACGCTGGAGGAAGGGCTGTTCCATCAGGCGGCTGAGCTGATCGCCTATCAGATGGAAGCGCGAATTCAGTCCGCGGACAACCGCAGCAGGCAGTACGAGGACCAGATCCGGGCCTGCCTTGCGGGCGCTTTGCCTCCAGCCGAGCTCGCCGCCTACGGAGAGAGCTTCGGCAATCCCGTGCTGAAAGGGGCGTACATCCCGGTTCTGACCTCGCCGGGAGGGACTTCCGACGCTGCCGGGCGCAGCGCCAGAATGGAGAGGATCCGCCAGGAATACGGGAGCCATCCCGTCCTGTCGGCATTAGGGGCTCTTCATCTGGATATGGAAGAGGGCGTCCTGTCGCTGTTTCCCGATGGAGCCGGAGCCGATGAGCTGGCGGAGCATCTCGCGTCCTGCTCCGGCAATCTGCGCAAGTCGGCCGGCTGCGTCGCGCGAGCGGCCATGGGCGGGCGCAGGAGCGGGGAGCAGTCGCTTGCTTCGGCATGGATGGAGCTCAAGGAGACGCTGCGGCTCGCCGCCGAATGGGGAGTGCCGGATCCGGTCGTGCCCTACCGGAGGCTGGAGCTCGCCTATCTGTTCGAGCATTGCCCGAAAGAGAGGATGGCGGCCTTTTGCGACCGGGTGCTGGGCGGATTGCTGCGCAAAGAGCCGGAATACAGGCAGGAGATGCTGCGGACGCTGGAGGTTTACCTCGACAACGACGGCCAGCTGAGCGAGACGGCCAAGAAGCTCTACATCCACCGGAACACGGCTTCCTATCGGATGGATAAGATCAGCGAGCTGCTTGAGGTCGATCTCAAGAAGACGGACGATCTGCTGCGGCTGAAGCTGGCTTTCCAGCTGCGCGGCATGTCGGCGAAAGCGGAGGAGCCGGCTGCTGCGCTGCGAACGGCCGGAAGGAAATAG
- the metE gene encoding 5-methyltetrahydropteroyltriglutamate--homocysteine S-methyltransferase, with protein sequence MNAISSSLGYPNIGNKREWKQALEAFWAGKIEEGEFLSRMEEIRIGRLRRQAEAGIGLVPAGDFTFYDRVLDTSAMFGLIPARFGYQGGPVTNDLYFAMARGRKDATACEMTKWFNTNYHYIVPELQHAEAKLVRNYPLEAYLEAKEKLGLQAKPVLIGPFTFLKLSKGYTAGEFDGWIAKLVPLYGRVLAELRDAGAEWVQIDEPSVTGELEAADWKRLESIYSELAAAAPELKLMLQTYFDAPADYAALTALPVAGIGLDFVHDRGVNLQALLSDGFPSGRVLGAGVIDGRGIWRTDLTKALALVEKIASVVPSDRLHIQPSCSLLHVPVSLSGETGLPEGLRGALAGADEKLEELTLLTAAAAVGTAGLGNPQLAGLERIRDGLAANRAALEALEALPERHNAAVREEAKRLAATRTFRSSSFSDRRPVQQKKWQLPFLPTTTIGSFPQTAEVRSARARWRKGELPDAAYEAFIREEIAKWISVQENIGIDVLVHGEFERTDMVEFFGEKLEGFAFTRNGWVQSYGSRCVKPPVIYGDVELTKPMTVKETVYAQSLTSHPVKGMLTGPVTILNWSFVRHDLPRTEVAFQIALALRKEVEALESAGIGMIQVDEPALREGLPLKKSLWPEELEAAVDAFRLVTTGVQDETQIHTHMCYCEFSDIIDTIRDLDADVISIETSRSHGELIHSFEENTYGKGIGLGVYDIHSPRVPSTEEMTAMIERSLRNLDPELFWINPDCGLKTRGREETEASLAHMVAAAREVRARRWAAQQA encoded by the coding sequence ATGAACGCGATCAGCAGCAGCTTGGGCTACCCCAACATCGGGAACAAGCGTGAATGGAAGCAAGCGCTGGAGGCATTTTGGGCCGGCAAAATCGAAGAGGGAGAATTTCTCTCCCGCATGGAGGAAATCCGGATCGGCCGCCTGCGCCGCCAAGCGGAGGCAGGAATCGGCCTCGTACCGGCAGGCGACTTCACGTTCTACGACCGGGTGCTCGACACGTCGGCCATGTTCGGCCTTATTCCGGCCCGCTTCGGCTATCAGGGCGGCCCTGTGACGAACGATCTGTATTTCGCCATGGCCCGTGGCAGAAAAGACGCCACCGCCTGCGAGATGACAAAGTGGTTCAATACAAACTATCACTATATCGTTCCCGAGCTACAGCATGCGGAAGCCAAGCTTGTGCGCAACTACCCGCTGGAGGCTTACCTCGAAGCGAAGGAAAAGCTCGGCCTGCAAGCCAAGCCGGTGCTGATCGGTCCCTTCACTTTCCTCAAGCTGTCCAAAGGCTACACGGCCGGCGAGTTCGACGGCTGGATCGCCAAGCTGGTCCCTCTCTATGGCCGCGTGCTCGCTGAGCTTCGCGATGCCGGCGCCGAATGGGTGCAGATCGACGAGCCGTCCGTCACGGGCGAGCTGGAAGCGGCGGATTGGAAGCGGCTCGAGAGCATCTACAGCGAGCTCGCCGCCGCCGCTCCGGAGCTGAAGCTGATGCTGCAGACCTACTTCGATGCGCCTGCCGACTATGCCGCGCTTACCGCGCTTCCGGTAGCCGGCATCGGCCTGGACTTCGTCCATGACCGCGGCGTCAACCTGCAAGCTCTCCTCTCCGACGGATTTCCGTCCGGACGCGTACTCGGAGCCGGCGTCATCGACGGACGCGGCATCTGGAGAACCGATCTGACCAAGGCGCTGGCGCTCGTGGAGAAGATCGCTTCCGTCGTCCCTTCCGATCGTCTCCATATCCAGCCCTCGTGCAGCCTGCTGCATGTGCCCGTCAGCCTCAGCGGAGAAACCGGCCTTCCGGAAGGCCTGCGGGGAGCTCTCGCCGGCGCGGATGAGAAGCTGGAGGAGCTGACGCTTCTGACCGCTGCAGCCGCCGTCGGCACCGCCGGGCTCGGCAATCCTCAGCTTGCCGGCCTAGAGCGCATCCGGGACGGCCTGGCCGCCAACCGCGCGGCGCTTGAAGCTCTCGAAGCCCTGCCGGAGCGCCATAACGCCGCCGTGCGCGAAGAAGCGAAACGGCTTGCGGCAACGCGCACGTTCCGTTCCAGCAGCTTCTCCGACCGCCGTCCGGTCCAGCAGAAGAAATGGCAGCTGCCCTTCCTGCCCACGACGACGATCGGCAGCTTCCCGCAGACGGCCGAAGTCCGTTCCGCCCGGGCGCGCTGGCGCAAAGGCGAGCTGCCTGATGCGGCCTATGAGGCCTTCATCCGCGAAGAGATCGCCAAATGGATCTCGGTGCAGGAGAATATCGGCATCGACGTGCTCGTTCACGGCGAATTCGAACGTACGGATATGGTCGAATTTTTCGGCGAGAAGCTGGAGGGCTTCGCCTTCACCCGCAACGGTTGGGTTCAATCCTACGGCTCCCGCTGCGTGAAGCCGCCCGTCATTTACGGCGATGTCGAGCTGACGAAGCCGATGACGGTCAAGGAAACCGTCTATGCCCAGTCTCTGACGAGCCATCCGGTCAAAGGCATGCTCACGGGTCCGGTCACGATCCTCAACTGGTCGTTTGTCCGCCACGACTTGCCGCGCACGGAGGTCGCCTTCCAGATCGCCCTGGCGCTGCGCAAGGAAGTCGAAGCTCTGGAATCGGCAGGCATCGGCATGATCCAGGTGGATGAGCCCGCCCTGCGCGAAGGCCTTCCACTGAAGAAAAGCCTGTGGCCCGAAGAGCTCGAAGCGGCTGTGGATGCTTTCCGCCTCGTCACGACGGGAGTCCAGGACGAAACGCAGATCCATACGCATATGTGCTACTGCGAATTCTCGGATATCATCGACACGATCCGCGATCTGGACGCCGACGTCATCTCGATCGAAACGTCGCGCTCGCATGGCGAGCTGATCCACAGCTTCGAGGAGAACACGTACGGCAAGGGAATCGGACTCGGCGTCTATGACATCCATAGCCCTCGGGTTCCTTCCACGGAAGAGATGACCGCCATGATCGAGCGCTCGCTCCGCAACCTCGATCCGGAGCTGTTCTGGATCAATCCGGATTGCGGTCTCAAAACACGGGGACGCGAGGAAACGGAAGCGTCGCTCGCCCATATGGTGGCCGCCGCCCGGGAAGTTCGCGCCCGCCGCTGGGCAGCGCAGCAGGCATAA